TCCGGCCGGGGCCTCGACGACGGCGGGTGCTCCCGTTGCCGGAGCCTCCGCTGCAGCGGCCTCAGGCTCGGGTGCCTCAGTCCGGACCTGGTAGCCCTCCGGAAGAAGGTCGGCGAGCGACTGCGTCAGTGGCGCCTCAGGACCGGACGTGTCCACACGGCCGCCGCCTGTTGCCTTGGCTTCGTTCTCGGCCTTGGCTTCCGCACGCTGCGATGCGCGGCGGGCCTCTGCCTTGGCTTCTGCCTTGTTCTTCAGGGGTCCGACCACCATGACCATGTTGCGGCCATCGATCCGCGGGCTGGATTCCACAACGCCGACTTCAGCGACGTCGTCCGCGAAGCGCTGGAGCAGGCGAATGCCCATCTCGGGGCGCTGCTGCTCACGGCCGCGGAACTGGATCATGGCCTTGACCTTGTCACCGGCGCCGAGGAAGCGGAGCGCGTGGCCGCGCTTCGTCTCGTAGTCGTGGGTGTCGATCTTCAGGCGGAAGCGGATTTCCTTCAGGACCGTGTTGGTCTGGTTCTTCCGGGCTTCACGTGCCTTGACCGCGGCTTCGT
This DNA window, taken from Pseudarthrobacter sp. ATCC 49987, encodes the following:
- the infC gene encoding translation initiation factor IF-3, which encodes MRLVGPAGEQVGVVRIEDALRLAAESDLDLVEVAPQAKPPVCKLMDFGKYKYEAAVKAREARKNQTNTVLKEIRFRLKIDTHDYETKRGHALRFLGAGDKVKAMIQFRGREQQRPEMGIRLLQRFADDVAEVGVVESSPRIDGRNMVMVVGPLKNKAEAKAEARRASQRAEAKAENEAKATGGGRVDTSGPEAPLTQSLADLLPEGYQVRTEAPEPEAAAAEAPATGAPAVVEAPAGKAAVEETAAAEAPAAEAKAEEAPAAKAPVQEAPKQEAPKAAPKREAPKTEAPKAEAPKAAAKPAVAKAPAAPKAAVKVPEAAKAPEAEKAAPAAAPKPVAAPKPVPRPAAPKPAARPAAPKAAAKPGTKKTN